The following are encoded together in the Lagopus muta isolate bLagMut1 chromosome Z, bLagMut1 primary, whole genome shotgun sequence genome:
- the DIMT1 gene encoding probable dimethyladenosine transferase, producing MPKVKGKKRPRQQLQEGRANGILFNTGAGQHILKNPLVVNSIIEKAALRRTDVVLEVGPGTGNLTVKMLEKVKKVIACEIDPRLVGELQKRVQGTCLANKLEIKVGDVLKTDLPFFDACVANLPYQISSPFVFKLLLHRPFFRCAILMFQREFALRLVAKPGSKLYCRLSINTQLLARVDHLMKVGKNNFKPPPKVESSVVRIEPKNPPPPINFQEWDGLVRIAFVRKNKTLSAAFKSSAVEQLLDHNYRIHCSLHNTEVPENFKISEKIQTVLKDTGYSEKRARSMDIDDFIRLLHGFNSEGIHFS from the exons ATGCCTAAAGTAAAGGGAAAGAAGCGGCCgcggcagcagctccaggagggcCGCGCCAACG GTATCTTATTCAACACCGGCGCCGGGCAGCACATCCTGAAGAACCCCCTCGTCGTCAACAGCATCATCGAAAAG GCTGCATTGAGGCGTACAGATGTTGTTCTGGAAGTAGGCCCTGGAACTGGTAACCTGACTGTAAAGATGctagagaaagtgaaaaaa GTTATTGCTTGTGAAATTGATCCCAGACTTGTGGGTGAACTTCAGAAAAGAGTCCAAGGCAC GTGTCTGGCAAACAAACTTGAAATCAAAGTTGGAGATGTCTTGAAAACAGACTTACCATTTTTTGATGCATGTGTAGCCAACTTGCCTTACCAG atttctTCACCATTTGTTTTCAAGTTATTGCTTCATAGACCCTTTTTCAG GTGTGCAATACTTATGTTTCAAAGAGAATTTGCACTTCGTTTGGTTGCAAAACCAGGAAGTAAGCTGTACTGCAGACTTTCTATTAATACTCAGTTATTAGCTCGAGTGGACCATCTGATGAAG GTtggaaaaaacaacttcaagCCACCTCCTAAAGTTGAATCCAGTGTTGTCAGAATAGAGCCAAAGAACCCACCACCACCCATCAACTTCCAG GAATGGGATGGTCTGGTAAGGATAGCCTTTGTTAGGAAAAACAAGACACTCTCTGCAGCCTTCAA GTCAAGTGCTGTAGAGCAGTTGCTGGATCACAACTACCGAATTCATTGTTCCTTACATAATACA GAAGTACctgaaaatttcaaaatttcagagaaaatacagacaGTCCTAAAAGATACAGGTTACTCTGAAAAACGAGCCCGCTCCATGGATATAGATGATTTCATTCG ACTCTTGCATGGCTTCAACTCAGAAGGCATCCATTTCTCATAG